Within Pseudomonas cichorii, the genomic segment CGGCTCGACCCTGTAGCCCCGGATCTTGACCTGCTCATCGAGCCGGCCAAGAAACTCCACCTGACCCTGATGATTGATCCGGACCCGGTCGCCGGTGCGATAGCCGTACTCACCAAAACGGGCGTGATCCGCATCCGGGGCACTGAGATAGCCCGGTGCGACGGTTGCGCCCTGAATGTACAGCTCGCCGCTGACGCCGATTGGCAACAACGCACCTTCAGGAGAACGAACACTGACTTGAACATTGGCCAGTGGTTTCCCTAACGGCGCAGCACCACTGCCTTCCACTTCATGGGTCAGGACACCGACCGTGGTCTCGCTGGGGCCGTAGTGGTTGACGATGCGCAGGTCCGTTTTCAAGGTGCGCAAGCGGCTGACCAGGTCATGGCCCAGCGCTTCGCCGCCCGTGACCAGACACTGGCGTGGCAGCAAGCGCTGCGGATCTCTGGCGACCAGCAAGGCGTTGAGATGTGACGGCACGATCTTCAGCAGATCGACGGGCTCACGCTCCAGCACGGCGGCCAGTTCCTCGGCATCGAAGGCCAGTTCTTCGGCCAGCAGGCGCAGACGGCGACCACTGAGCAAGGCCCCGAACAAGGCCGTATGCCCAAGGTCGGTGGCGCAACTGGCGAGGCTGGCGAGGCTGGCATCAGCGCTCAGATTCAGGCGTTCAAGGCAACCGGTCACGTAATGAATCAGGTTGCCCTGGCTGACCTTCACCCCTTTTGGCTTGCCGCTGGAACCCGAGGTGTACACCACGTAAGCCGTCATATCTGCCGCCAATGCAGCACGCAGCGGCGCGTCGCTGAATAACGGCGCAGTCGGAACTGGCAACCAGCGCACCTGCTCCGCCAACCATTCGGGGCGCGAGCCTTCGCCCACCAGCACTTTGGGTGCAGCGTCCTGGCAGATGTCCTGCAGGCGCGACTCTGGCCATTGCGGATCGAGGACCAAGTAGGTTGCTCCACTCTGCCAGGCCGCGAGCATGTGCATCACCAGCTCGCGACTGCGTGGCAGGCACAAGGCAATCCGCTCGCCAGCCAGATCCAGACCCAGGCGCTCTCCACGGGCAACCACGGCACGGCCCAGTTCGGCATAGCTGAGCGTGCCCTTTTCATCCTGCAACGCAATCGCCTGGGGCTTGAGCGCACACTGTTGCGTGAAGGCTTCCCAGGCATTGCTGACGACCAGCGGAGTGCCTTCACCCTTGAGCAGCGATTGCTGCTCGACTGGCAACCAGTCGAGTTCGGCAAAGGGTACTTCAGGCTGTTCGAGCACCGCATGGACCAGTGCCACGAACTGGTCGCGGTAACGCTCGACAGTCTGATGCAGGTACAACGCCTTGCTGTAACGCCACCGGCACAGGAAGCCTTCTTCCTCGTCGATGACCACCATGTTCAGCTCGTGGGCTGCGCCACGCTGCTCCGAGAGCAAACGGTCGACATACTGCTCGAAAGGCGCAATACGCTCCTTGTTGAGGGTGAACATATGCTGGAACAGCGGCGCCCTGCCCATCTGTCGTGGCAGGTCCAGCTGTTTGACCAGACGCGAGAACGGATAGTGACGGTGTTGCAGGGCCTGTTTGACGGTGGCGTCCACCTGTTTTGCCCACTCGCCACTGGACACGTCGCGGCGCAGACGGCAACGGATCGGCAGCGGGTTGACCAGGTAGCCCGGCAGGTTGAGGTGTTCACGGCGCAAACGCCAGCCGCTGGGGGTTCCCAGCACGAAGTCATCCTGCCCGGACAGCACGCCGAGAAACTGCTGGAACAGCGAGAACCAGAATACATAAGGCGTTACACCCAAGCCTCGGGCGACGGCACGGATTCTGGCCGTCGCAGCGGGATCGAAACGCACCGACAACTCGCCGCCCTTGAATGCCTGATTGCTGCCATAAGGGAAATCCGTCGGCAATTCCAGGGCCGGGGCTTCGGCCAGTTGCGCCTGCCACCATGCCAGTTCAGCAGGTTCGGCCGCTTCGCTGCGAATATGCAGATCACTGCAATAATCGCGATACGCATCGGGATTTACCGGAGCCAGCGACTGACCATCGAGCAACGCGAACAGCTCATTGAGAAGGGTATAGAACGTGGCCAGATCCGCAGCGATGTGGTGAATCACCAGCAACACGCTGTATTCGGTAACGTCGCCCTGAGAGTTGCTCAGCAGGACAACACGGCTGACCTCGGCGGCTTCCAGATTGAACGGCTTGTCGGCCAGCCCGGTAATGTGTTGCTGCAAGGTATCGGCATCTGCGGCCTGCAATGCCACACGCTGCAAGGGCTGGATCTGTTCACGATGACTCCATTGCAGCAGCTCGCCATTACGCTCTGCATAGGCCGTGCACAACATCGGGTAACGCTGCTGTACCGTGCCCCAGGCATTCTGAAGGCGCTTGGGCAGATCATCGGTGACAAATTGCGCCTTGATACGCCCGGCATAAGCGATGTTATAGGCGCAGTTTTCAGGCTCCAGACGCTGTAGAAACCAGAGGGCCTGCTCGTTATCCGTCAATGGGCGGGCATCGAAATAATCGGGATGCTGTTGCAACCAGCGCAGTACCTCAGGACTTTTGGCCTGCAGTTCGGCTACCAGTTCATCGTTCAAGGCGCCCTGTGATCCGTGGGCAATGGCTAACTGGCCTTCGGCTATAGACAGGCGAATTCCGCGCAGCCAGCAGCGATGCATCAGGCGATCCATTTGTTGTCCTTTTTCTACTTGTTCGAAGTAAGCCGTCTATTGCGACAGCTTTCCAGATGAGAGTGCTCAGCTTGCCGAAGCAGGCTCCGCCATGGCGACCACGACCTTGCGTGCGCCCTGGAATGTCGAGCGGCCGTGGGCCACCAGCATGTTGTCGAGCATCAGTACGTCGCCTGCCTGCCAGGGGAAACTGACCTGGCAGCGCTGGAGAACAGCGCGTACATGCTCAAGAGCTTCCAGCTCGATGGGTGAACCGTCGCCGTAAAAAACGTTACGCGGCACGCCTTCCTCGCCAACGATGGAAATCAGCGTCTCGCGTACCGCCGGTGCAAGATTGGATATGTGAAACAGGTGCGCCTGATTGAACCAGACCCACTCGCCGCTCACCGGATGCCGGGCAACGGCCTGACAAACCTGACGAGTTGAAAGCTCACCCTCTTCATCCCACTCGAATTCGATATTGCTGGCCTTGCAGAACTGCTCGACCTGCGCCCGGTCTTCGGTGCTGAAAGCCTGTTGCCATGGCAGATCCAGGCCATTACCGTAATTGCGCACATACATCAGGCGCTTGTCGGCAAAACGCTGGCGAATGACCGGATCAAGCTGTCGATAGACCTCACGACTGTCTGCAATCGGGGTTTCTCCGCCGACCTGGGACGCCTGCACGCAATGAAACCAGA encodes:
- a CDS encoding non-ribosomal peptide synthetase, which encodes MDRLMHRCWLRGIRLSIAEGQLAIAHGSQGALNDELVAELQAKSPEVLRWLQQHPDYFDARPLTDNEQALWFLQRLEPENCAYNIAYAGRIKAQFVTDDLPKRLQNAWGTVQQRYPMLCTAYAERNGELLQWSHREQIQPLQRVALQAADADTLQQHITGLADKPFNLEAAEVSRVVLLSNSQGDVTEYSVLLVIHHIAADLATFYTLLNELFALLDGQSLAPVNPDAYRDYCSDLHIRSEAAEPAELAWWQAQLAEAPALELPTDFPYGSNQAFKGGELSVRFDPAATARIRAVARGLGVTPYVFWFSLFQQFLGVLSGQDDFVLGTPSGWRLRREHLNLPGYLVNPLPIRCRLRRDVSSGEWAKQVDATVKQALQHRHYPFSRLVKQLDLPRQMGRAPLFQHMFTLNKERIAPFEQYVDRLLSEQRGAAHELNMVVIDEEEGFLCRWRYSKALYLHQTVERYRDQFVALVHAVLEQPEVPFAELDWLPVEQQSLLKGEGTPLVVSNAWEAFTQQCALKPQAIALQDEKGTLSYAELGRAVVARGERLGLDLAGERIALCLPRSRELVMHMLAAWQSGATYLVLDPQWPESRLQDICQDAAPKVLVGEGSRPEWLAEQVRWLPVPTAPLFSDAPLRAALAADMTAYVVYTSGSSGKPKGVKVSQGNLIHYVTGCLERLNLSADASLASLASCATDLGHTALFGALLSGRRLRLLAEELAFDAEELAAVLEREPVDLLKIVPSHLNALLVARDPQRLLPRQCLVTGGEALGHDLVSRLRTLKTDLRIVNHYGPSETTVGVLTHEVEGSGAAPLGKPLANVQVSVRSPEGALLPIGVSGELYIQGATVAPGYLSAPDADHARFGEYGYRTGDRVRINHQGQVEFLGRLDEQVKIRGYRVEPAEVAAQLRTIAQVSDVRVLNIPTPLTGNRLVAFLIAPPEALAGIQSTLQTQLPDYMQPAQWHCLERFALLANGKVDRQALKHMSEQAPVQSSSAEPTGNQPLNAVESTLLDIWRTLLGKPELGPDDNFFAHGGDSILGLQIIALARQQQILMTPKQLFAEQSVRALARVAQTPQSKLEKRLLDIAREILDKPDLSADDNFFTAGGDSILSLQIIAKAKQQRLQLKPKQIFEFPTVRGWAEQVVDLGAANAGATPKAQEPTTAFALTPIQEWFFAQQQTRPGYWNQSLLLALDEPLDQERFTQAVGALLKRHASLRLIFEASENGWQQRYQAFSEKQVEALLHVEQEPLSEALLQRWQQGFSLDQAPLIRWVYFSQSRELLCTAHHLLVDAVSWQVLLEELESLYLQPDLALPAVSAGFHVWSEALQRHRNEPEVQAQVDYWHEQLVAEGVALEQTNEYGESRTLDTQLSVEQTQWLQGDCHSAYGTQVQDLLVAALAGVIGQWQGRERVTLELESHGRSGWEQGPDLSRSVGWHTSRYPLAVKTSWDLESSIIAAKEALRRVPEQGIGYGLLRLDPANELKAASLLTFNYLGRVDQWLGASRLWRLARPICPGMRADDTRRTHWLDVTVLENEGRLHIEWRYAPHVHDQALVNGLAQQFVQQIGALLEHCLSPAAGRATASDFADSGLSDDEFLGLLEQLEQ
- a CDS encoding TauD/TfdA family dioxygenase → MEVSQGSELTLPFIFQAPAAGDTWQAHREQIQRVVEAELPRAGGVLFRGFAFEGEADFEAFACSFGHELLTYDYASTPRTKLNNRVYTSTEYPAHQVIPLHNEQSYSLNWPMKIWFHCVQASQVGGETPIADSREVYRQLDPVIRQRFADKRLMYVRNYGNGLDLPWQQAFSTEDRAQVEQFCKASNIEFEWDEEGELSTRQVCQAVARHPVSGEWVWFNQAHLFHISNLAPAVRETLISIVGEEGVPRNVFYGDGSPIELEALEHVRAVLQRCQVSFPWQAGDVLMLDNMLVAHGRSTFQGARKVVVAMAEPASAS